In one Corallococcus sp. EGB genomic region, the following are encoded:
- a CDS encoding EAL domain-containing protein, whose protein sequence is MTPLNGCGRCQTLPEAPDVPGRLFLWPPLGHSLGKLVAHLRDSGGTYQVRTDAQCVVVGMGEGGLRTLSSHLRSVLTAEEVRGTRALFVEGDSEPGMADFPRVDSLQRLTTLHQSGWLVDMLAESRLTTFFQPIVHAQDTSRVFAHEALLRGRERDGSLVPPNRLFDTAREADLLFQLDLAARTTAIRESVRHQLRTHLFINFTPTAIYDPAYCLRSTVAAIRESGIPESHVVFEIIESDRAANAAHLRAIVDFYRQAGFQVALDDLGAGYSSLNLIHQLRPEFMKLDMELVRGVHADPYKASIVQKLLEIARQLGIQTVAEGIETPEELSWVRRHGVDFVQGYLIARPADAPARATPRITD, encoded by the coding sequence ATGACCCCGTTGAACGGATGTGGCCGCTGCCAGACCCTGCCCGAGGCGCCGGATGTACCGGGGCGCCTCTTCCTGTGGCCGCCCCTGGGCCACAGCCTGGGCAAGCTGGTGGCCCACCTGCGTGATTCGGGGGGCACGTACCAGGTGCGCACGGATGCGCAGTGCGTCGTGGTGGGGATGGGGGAGGGCGGCCTGCGCACGCTCTCCTCGCACCTGCGCAGCGTGCTGACGGCGGAGGAGGTGCGGGGCACGCGCGCACTCTTCGTCGAGGGCGACAGCGAGCCGGGCATGGCGGACTTCCCGCGCGTGGACTCACTCCAGCGGCTCACCACGCTGCATCAGTCCGGGTGGCTGGTGGACATGCTGGCGGAGTCGCGGCTCACCACGTTCTTCCAGCCCATCGTCCACGCGCAGGACACCTCCCGCGTCTTCGCGCACGAGGCGCTCCTGCGCGGGCGCGAACGGGACGGTTCGCTGGTGCCGCCGAACCGGCTGTTCGACACGGCGCGCGAGGCGGACCTGCTGTTCCAACTGGACCTGGCCGCGCGCACCACCGCCATCCGCGAGTCGGTGCGGCACCAGCTGCGCACGCACCTGTTCATCAACTTCACGCCCACGGCCATCTACGACCCGGCCTACTGCCTGCGCTCCACGGTGGCCGCCATCCGCGAGTCGGGCATCCCGGAGTCGCACGTCGTCTTCGAGATCATCGAATCCGACCGGGCCGCGAACGCGGCGCACCTGCGGGCCATCGTGGACTTCTACCGTCAGGCGGGCTTCCAGGTGGCGCTGGACGACCTGGGCGCGGGCTATTCGTCGCTGAACCTCATCCACCAGCTCCGGCCCGAGTTCATGAAGCTGGACATGGAGCTGGTGCGGGGCGTCCACGCGGACCCCTACAAGGCCTCCATCGTGCAGAAGCTGCTGGAGATCGCCCGGCAGCTCGGCATCCAGACGGTGGCCGAGGGCATCGAGACGCCCGAGGAGCTGTCCTGGGTGCGCCGGCACGGGGTGGACTTCGTGCAGGGCTACCTCATCGCGAGGCCCGCGGACGCGCCAGCCCGCGCCACTCCGCGCATCACGGATTGA
- a CDS encoding LVIVD repeat-containing protein — MNRFPLVLATAFLAAGCGKDSSDNKAECQVEAIDLTGCDRSTLSAVQGEGIWNTNINFDDGYSGPSSIRFSPGEPLAVGLAMTAKQVTPDTFYLASDVTGSDGSVVRYAFSGCKASGPGEVLGVARVCRNGATVRQGTFTARRVARRAGEAESDHVELLGQAALPRGSANGVSVAGDYAYVIAGSEGLFVFDVKDPAHPAKVSELKIPTETYTSTLISGTTLYLGTYATGIRICDLAANPSVPTCDKTVLADLKVRVDSMTKDGNLLFVASPLPKSDIVILDVSTPSAPTLVVRYTVEGSSPDLSEYPYALAVQDNRLYVSNWSYGMTVTDLSPLATTSKLPKLLGRFAGPSTSALAVGRLGDSTVVYQGSDGWGSSLLALDATNPANIVQRGELALRPEATLGGMALSGTTLYVANYQDGLRVYDVSTLGTPTPAGYFNTWSESEEGRGKSYFDGLQGVHVANGLVYGWDTTRGLLIFRHTP, encoded by the coding sequence ATGAATCGTTTCCCTCTCGTACTGGCCACCGCGTTCCTCGCCGCCGGTTGTGGCAAGGACAGTTCCGACAACAAAGCCGAGTGTCAGGTTGAAGCCATCGACCTGACCGGGTGTGACAGGTCGACGTTGAGTGCCGTCCAGGGCGAAGGCATCTGGAACACGAACATCAACTTCGATGACGGCTACTCAGGCCCCTCCTCCATCCGCTTCTCGCCCGGGGAGCCGCTGGCTGTCGGCCTCGCCATGACGGCGAAGCAAGTCACCCCGGACACCTTCTACCTGGCCAGCGATGTGACGGGCTCGGACGGCTCGGTGGTGCGCTACGCGTTCTCCGGCTGCAAGGCCTCCGGCCCGGGCGAGGTGCTGGGCGTGGCGCGCGTGTGCCGCAACGGCGCGACGGTGCGGCAGGGCACTTTCACCGCGAGGCGCGTGGCTCGCCGCGCGGGCGAGGCCGAGTCCGACCACGTGGAGCTCCTGGGCCAGGCCGCGCTGCCCCGAGGCTCCGCCAACGGCGTGTCGGTGGCGGGGGACTACGCCTACGTCATCGCGGGCAGTGAGGGCCTGTTCGTCTTCGACGTGAAGGACCCCGCGCACCCGGCGAAGGTGTCCGAGCTGAAGATCCCCACGGAGACGTACACCAGCACGCTCATCAGCGGCACGACGCTCTACCTGGGCACCTATGCGACGGGCATCCGCATCTGCGACCTGGCCGCGAACCCGTCGGTCCCCACGTGCGACAAGACGGTGCTGGCGGACCTGAAGGTGCGGGTGGACAGCATGACGAAGGACGGCAACCTGCTCTTCGTGGCGTCGCCCCTGCCCAAGTCGGACATCGTCATCCTGGACGTGAGCACGCCATCCGCGCCGACCCTCGTGGTGCGCTACACGGTGGAGGGCTCCTCTCCCGACCTGAGCGAGTACCCCTACGCGCTGGCGGTGCAGGACAACCGTCTGTACGTGAGCAACTGGAGCTACGGCATGACGGTGACGGACCTCTCGCCGCTGGCCACGACGTCGAAGCTGCCCAAGCTCCTGGGCCGCTTCGCCGGGCCCTCCACCAGCGCGCTGGCGGTGGGCAGGCTGGGGGACAGCACCGTCGTCTACCAGGGCTCGGACGGGTGGGGCTCCTCGCTCCTGGCGCTGGACGCCACGAACCCGGCGAACATCGTGCAGCGCGGCGAACTGGCCCTGCGGCCCGAGGCGACGCTGGGCGGCATGGCCCTGTCGGGCACCACGCTCTACGTGGCCAACTACCAGGACGGCCTGCGCGTGTACGACGTCTCCACGCTGGGCACGCCCACGCCCGCCGGGTACTTCAACACCTGGAGCGAGTCCGAGGAGGGCCGCGGCAAGAGCTACTTCGACGGCCTCCAGGGCGTTCACGTCGCCAACGGGCTGGTATATGGGTGGGACACGACGCGCGGACTGCTGATCTTCCGCCACACCCCGTGA
- a CDS encoding tolB protein precursor protein, with product MNPRSHVIAVLLALLLPELALAQVFVVPRRAGKTPVNSFEFEWRHIDILVGPAATGLAKPTEHTAHDQPPGTQGGPNPQAPTTSSETGDSQSPPEGAEVTPSGNVTSPAPRDSTPKKDGISLDMSASDAGTPPSVPGLRDGGIPPPGVVALADGGTAGDPTTLADLTTADGGPVFSSADGGPLFSGAPLMLGGSSDGGVKYTYAKDLGAKTGGVRFYFYEREREVAERAAPIIDAAYRYLVDQFKYVPTETFPYILYSSYAEFLQTNVFAVSEGTLGVTSTEDLKLSLPYLGDHHLFEEISTHEMAHQFTIQKVRTVAEQAKTFGDPLGGYPLWFIEGLAEFYAKRGLDPEAEMMVRDLLVNPDLMKGYAFLDFFSPGPYGYLWIYKVGQARVAFLEEEYGAGITQRLLEEAPRLVGGSRDSPSLKFEELLERLTGDDPKRISARFENWLKRRSFKTYLESSQTAPALDSLGETPGIVTAMASGPDGNVLALRTIVPETGESRLYLTDPRTPGKTVKVAGDGVPGVESLHPVSGRNFALTKDKLAFVAERTGRDVLYVQDYVHISEKRSTDVLVRRSAIRTGIGTEVGINVKLETGDRRSYRVDRQGVLAIYSPAFSPDGRYIAFIGIDDKGLRDVYMLDLTQGEDAKVRKLTDDVFAERQLTWGPSGIIYTSDATSHRKYNLFRVKPDAPVGQAERLTTEDRDEADPLALPDGRLFFVAFNKSSSDLHERLADGRIVRRTDLTTGVFEPGPGPDGGLWMLFHMSGERKPSLLRPPRMLSLETPKEPPADPPSPVALKSLAEAQAYRPFKRENIELGPIFGFAGAGGGGFVGQVFASASDRLRDHQVVLTLAVYGSFELTDGLLLYVNDANRTTWGGGLFQSLRFRIDKTFDYLPSNQRPFFVSSERYFGALGSLRYPLSTFFYLQGDLSIGGTKYFLDDFNEFYLRFPERNEANQNLLDTWRADNQHIRFQTELSGRIGYDTIKYHYATGPLSGSSVLLEATAGVQPFDGQAYGNLRLDAERYFPIYGRTNFFTRLGAGTTVGGRYARSYYLSSFDTLRGVNFGDERWLLGQHFVYGTVEAQLPLNDIIRVAFLSDLEAIAAIDAGGVGDSASDLWDHRVLDAVVGFNLSLGPLLLRLHFAHPFDIKAAAGKPDEGWVTNFSIGVAGLNGFFDTKGDRRPGSSTPRPALMPALGGGYTTPLVH from the coding sequence TTGAACCCCCGTTCGCACGTCATCGCCGTGCTGCTGGCCCTGCTCCTGCCGGAGCTCGCGCTGGCCCAGGTCTTCGTCGTTCCCCGCCGCGCGGGGAAGACCCCCGTGAACAGCTTCGAGTTCGAGTGGCGGCACATCGACATCCTCGTGGGACCCGCCGCGACCGGCCTGGCCAAGCCCACCGAGCATACCGCGCATGATCAACCGCCCGGCACGCAGGGCGGACCCAACCCGCAGGCGCCCACCACGTCCTCGGAGACGGGCGACAGCCAGTCCCCGCCGGAAGGCGCGGAGGTCACCCCTTCGGGCAACGTGACGTCGCCCGCGCCGCGGGACTCGACGCCCAAGAAGGATGGCATCTCGCTCGACATGAGCGCCTCCGACGCGGGCACCCCTCCCTCCGTCCCGGGCCTTCGCGACGGCGGCATCCCGCCCCCGGGCGTGGTGGCGCTGGCGGATGGCGGCACGGCGGGTGACCCCACCACCCTCGCGGACCTCACCACCGCGGATGGCGGTCCGGTGTTCTCCTCGGCGGATGGCGGTCCGTTGTTCTCCGGCGCGCCGCTGATGCTGGGGGGCAGCTCGGACGGCGGCGTCAAGTACACCTACGCGAAGGACCTGGGCGCGAAGACGGGCGGCGTGCGCTTCTACTTCTACGAGCGCGAGCGCGAGGTGGCCGAGCGGGCCGCGCCCATCATCGATGCGGCGTACCGGTACCTGGTGGATCAGTTCAAGTACGTCCCCACGGAGACGTTCCCGTACATCCTCTACAGCAGCTACGCGGAGTTCCTGCAGACGAACGTGTTCGCGGTCTCCGAGGGCACGCTGGGCGTCACCTCCACGGAGGACCTGAAGCTGTCCCTGCCGTACCTGGGCGACCACCACCTCTTCGAGGAGATCAGCACGCACGAGATGGCGCACCAGTTCACCATCCAGAAGGTGCGCACCGTGGCCGAGCAGGCGAAGACCTTCGGGGATCCGCTGGGCGGCTATCCGCTGTGGTTCATCGAAGGTCTGGCGGAGTTCTACGCCAAGCGCGGCCTGGACCCCGAGGCGGAGATGATGGTGCGGGACCTGCTGGTGAACCCGGACCTGATGAAGGGCTACGCGTTCCTCGACTTCTTCTCTCCCGGGCCGTACGGCTACCTGTGGATCTACAAGGTCGGCCAGGCGCGCGTGGCGTTCCTGGAGGAGGAGTACGGCGCGGGCATCACCCAGCGGCTCCTGGAGGAGGCGCCCCGGCTGGTGGGCGGCTCGCGCGATTCGCCGTCGCTCAAGTTCGAGGAGCTGCTGGAGCGGCTGACGGGGGATGACCCCAAGCGCATCTCCGCGCGGTTCGAGAACTGGCTCAAGCGCCGGTCATTCAAGACGTACCTGGAGTCGTCACAGACGGCGCCCGCGCTGGACTCGCTGGGCGAGACGCCGGGGATCGTCACCGCGATGGCCAGCGGTCCGGACGGCAACGTGCTGGCGCTGCGCACCATCGTGCCGGAGACGGGCGAGAGCCGGCTGTACCTCACGGATCCGCGCACGCCGGGCAAGACGGTGAAGGTGGCGGGTGACGGCGTGCCGGGCGTGGAGTCGCTGCACCCGGTGTCCGGCCGCAACTTCGCGCTGACCAAGGACAAGCTCGCGTTCGTGGCGGAGCGCACGGGGCGCGACGTGCTCTACGTGCAGGACTACGTGCACATCTCCGAGAAGCGCTCCACGGACGTGCTGGTGCGGCGGTCCGCCATCCGCACCGGCATCGGCACGGAGGTGGGCATCAACGTGAAGCTGGAGACGGGGGACCGGCGCTCGTACCGCGTCGACCGGCAGGGCGTGCTGGCCATCTACTCGCCGGCCTTCTCCCCGGACGGCCGCTACATCGCGTTCATCGGCATCGACGACAAGGGCCTGCGCGACGTCTACATGCTGGACCTGACGCAGGGTGAGGACGCGAAGGTGCGCAAGCTCACCGATGACGTCTTCGCCGAGCGCCAGCTCACCTGGGGCCCGTCCGGCATCATCTACACGTCCGACGCGACGTCGCACCGCAAGTACAACCTCTTCCGCGTGAAGCCGGACGCGCCGGTGGGCCAGGCCGAGCGGCTCACCACCGAGGACCGCGACGAGGCGGATCCGCTGGCGCTGCCGGACGGCCGCCTGTTCTTCGTGGCCTTCAACAAGAGCAGCTCTGATTTGCACGAGCGGCTGGCGGACGGCCGCATCGTGCGCCGCACGGACCTGACGACGGGCGTCTTCGAGCCGGGCCCCGGTCCCGACGGCGGCCTGTGGATGCTCTTCCACATGAGCGGCGAGCGGAAGCCGTCCCTGCTGCGCCCTCCGCGCATGCTGTCGCTGGAGACCCCGAAGGAGCCGCCTGCGGATCCACCCTCCCCCGTCGCGCTCAAGTCGCTCGCGGAGGCGCAGGCCTACCGACCCTTCAAGCGGGAGAACATCGAGCTGGGGCCCATCTTCGGCTTCGCGGGCGCGGGCGGTGGCGGCTTCGTGGGCCAGGTGTTCGCGTCCGCGTCCGACCGGCTGCGCGACCACCAGGTGGTCCTCACGCTGGCGGTGTACGGCTCCTTCGAGTTGACGGACGGCCTGCTGCTCTACGTCAACGACGCGAACCGCACGACGTGGGGCGGCGGTCTGTTCCAGTCGCTGCGCTTCCGCATCGACAAGACGTTCGACTACCTGCCGTCGAATCAGCGCCCGTTCTTCGTGTCGTCGGAGCGCTACTTCGGCGCGCTGGGCAGCCTGCGCTACCCGCTCAGCACCTTCTTCTACCTCCAGGGCGACCTGAGCATCGGCGGCACGAAGTACTTCCTGGATGACTTCAACGAGTTCTACCTGAGGTTCCCGGAGCGCAACGAGGCGAACCAGAACCTCCTGGACACGTGGCGCGCGGACAACCAGCACATCCGCTTCCAGACGGAGCTGAGCGGCCGCATCGGCTACGACACCATCAAGTACCACTACGCGACGGGGCCGCTGTCGGGCAGCTCCGTGCTGCTGGAGGCCACCGCCGGCGTGCAGCCCTTCGACGGTCAGGCGTACGGCAACCTGCGCCTGGACGCGGAGCGGTACTTCCCCATCTACGGCCGCACGAACTTCTTCACGCGCCTGGGCGCGGGCACCACGGTGGGCGGCCGCTACGCGCGCTCCTACTACCTGTCCAGCTTCGACACCCTGCGCGGCGTGAACTTCGGCGACGAGCGGTGGCTCCTGGGCCAGCACTTCGTCTACGGCACGGTGGAGGCGCAGCTGCCCCTCAACGACATCATCCGGGTGGCCTTCCTGAGCGACCTGGAGGCCATCGCGGCGATCGACGCGGGTGGCGTGGGTGACAGCGCGAGCGACCTCTGGGACCACCGCGTGCTCGACGCCGTCGTCGGCTTCAACCTGTCGCTGGGGCCCCTGCTGCTGCGCCTGCACTTCGCGCACCCCTTCGACATCAAGGCCGCCGCGGGCAAGCCGGACGAGGGCTGGGTGACGAACTTCTCCATCGGCGTCGCCGGCCTCAACGGCTTCTTCGACACCAAGGGGGACCGCCGGCCGGGCTCCAGCACGCCGCGCCCGGCGCTGATGCCCGCGCTGGGCGGCGGCTACACGACGCCCCTGGTGCACTGA
- a CDS encoding CotH kinase family protein encodes MMRLRLLLSLTMLLAACGGAGTSLPDDPRPSVSDPGITDPNAPDPGVPDAGAPDAGAPDGGAVDSGTPGSGDGGSADPQPVPEVQRPYTLPKVQTSLPEYALIMPPEVLERFKAEPLTGEQDATFQANGKTYPVKVRLRGASSRYFDKKSWNVSFADGDKFEGRTSLNIIAEYADASMIAEKIAFDLLAAMRVPASKATFVRLSVNGQYEGVFLEVEQVNKAFVKARQFPDDDATIYRTGWKDTEFKTWKVPYQGDWQKKTNEKEPDDALWEVLDVINHTPEPQLVAALEKNLEIESYVRSMVLDALMSNNYVEDSESYFMHDDITGRWRYVPWDLNNVDSRWWYTNTVEDQTASTSNMKHPLFNFTLLDGWVEKMYQQRKLEQQSYPGYLPVFSNLGTRVVLNPVLRARLEARLDKALDELFTSQVMDPYIDQLHALINDSMREDPYMDYAKFAAGKAYMKRFVSVRRDFVMAEVKRLKAQQSTLVLEAFDPREGWVEVGNHGTQAVSLQGMTLTTNLRVSLAGGDYAPARVKAPVGAVLGDTTVAPGQTVRLTAAALGITFPSKGEVGLFDGSSVVGMKDALFYGELPSGQYYARGKDGWEIR; translated from the coding sequence ATGATGCGCCTACGACTTCTGCTCAGCCTCACGATGTTGCTCGCCGCCTGTGGCGGAGCCGGCACCTCGCTTCCCGATGACCCGCGGCCGTCCGTGAGCGATCCCGGCATCACGGACCCCAACGCGCCGGACCCCGGTGTTCCCGACGCGGGCGCTCCGGATGCGGGGGCTCCCGACGGTGGCGCGGTGGACTCGGGCACCCCTGGCTCCGGGGATGGCGGCAGCGCGGATCCGCAGCCCGTGCCCGAGGTACAGCGGCCGTACACGCTGCCGAAGGTCCAGACGTCGTTGCCGGAGTACGCGCTGATCATGCCTCCGGAGGTGCTGGAGCGGTTCAAGGCGGAGCCGTTGACGGGGGAGCAGGACGCGACGTTCCAGGCGAACGGCAAGACGTACCCGGTGAAGGTGCGCCTGCGCGGAGCCTCCTCGCGCTACTTCGACAAGAAGAGCTGGAACGTCAGCTTCGCGGACGGGGACAAGTTCGAGGGCCGCACGTCCCTCAACATCATCGCCGAGTACGCCGACGCGTCGATGATCGCGGAGAAGATCGCCTTCGACCTGCTGGCGGCGATGCGGGTGCCGGCGTCGAAGGCGACCTTCGTGCGGCTCTCCGTGAATGGCCAGTACGAGGGCGTGTTCCTGGAGGTGGAGCAGGTCAACAAGGCCTTCGTCAAGGCGAGGCAGTTCCCGGACGACGACGCGACCATCTACCGCACGGGCTGGAAGGACACGGAGTTCAAGACGTGGAAGGTGCCCTACCAGGGTGACTGGCAGAAGAAGACCAACGAGAAGGAGCCCGACGACGCGCTGTGGGAGGTGCTGGACGTCATCAACCACACGCCCGAGCCGCAGCTGGTGGCCGCGCTGGAGAAGAACCTGGAGATCGAATCCTACGTGCGCTCCATGGTGTTGGACGCGCTGATGTCCAACAACTACGTGGAGGACTCCGAGAGCTACTTCATGCACGACGACATCACCGGGCGCTGGCGCTACGTGCCGTGGGACCTGAACAACGTGGACTCGCGCTGGTGGTACACGAACACGGTGGAGGACCAGACCGCCTCCACGAGCAACATGAAGCACCCGCTGTTCAACTTCACGCTGCTGGATGGCTGGGTGGAGAAGATGTACCAGCAGCGCAAGCTGGAGCAGCAGAGCTACCCGGGCTACCTGCCGGTGTTCTCCAACCTGGGCACGCGCGTGGTGCTCAACCCGGTGCTGCGCGCCCGGCTGGAGGCGCGGCTGGACAAGGCGCTGGACGAGCTCTTCACGTCACAGGTGATGGACCCGTACATCGACCAGCTCCATGCGCTGATCAACGACTCCATGAGGGAAGACCCGTACATGGACTACGCGAAGTTCGCCGCGGGCAAGGCGTACATGAAGCGCTTCGTGAGTGTGCGCCGCGATTTCGTGATGGCGGAGGTGAAGCGGCTGAAGGCGCAGCAGTCCACGCTGGTGCTGGAGGCGTTCGACCCGCGCGAGGGCTGGGTGGAGGTGGGAAACCACGGCACGCAGGCGGTGTCGCTCCAGGGCATGACGCTGACGACGAACCTGCGGGTGAGCCTGGCGGGTGGGGACTACGCGCCCGCGCGGGTGAAGGCCCCCGTGGGCGCGGTGCTGGGCGACACGACGGTGGCGCCGGGCCAGACGGTGCGCCTCACCGCCGCGGCGCTGGGCATCACCTTCCCCTCCAAGGGCGAGGTGGGTCTGTTCGACGGCAGCTCCGTCGTGGGCATGAAGGACGCGCTGTTCTACGGCGAGCTGCCCTCGGGCCAGTACTACGCCCGCGGCAAGGACGGCTGGGAGATCCGCTGA
- the pbpC gene encoding penicillin-binding protein 1C, giving the protein MLRVRIKKGWVGVALAGLVLMGTALLAAWWVPLPERLAAPPSVVMAYRDGAPAYVFLAPDERWRMPAPKDRIDRAYLRALVALEDKRYFRHPGVDPLAALRALGLNLSRGRRVSGASTLTMQLVRVLEPRPRTFSSKVIESFRAAQLELRLSKQELLDAYLQFVPYGRNVEGVEAAALAYFGHTAQHLSPAEISTLLAVPQNPNRRFPSPENRDRLRSARDDIARRLLESGGLKVDGVSDETVLAEVRETLVPEVLKPFPREAPHAAVWLKAKRPGTTWLATTLDAGTQRFVERTLGDAARRLERQGIHNGAVVVLDRESGDVRALVGNFDFFDEKNGGQIIGFATPRSPGSALKPLLYAMGIDQGLVGPETLVPDIPVAYGGYQPRNFDGRFLGLVRMQYALSQSLNLPFVRLLERLGVESFLGALRGAGVTSLDPRAGHYGLSAAVGGLEVTPLELAGVYLALAGDGKARPLRVLQEDAPPRKPYSLMSPGAAWLTRQALSLRDRPDFPERRRLTGLPARVHWKTGTSFGNRDAWAAGSGPKHTAVVWLGNFDHASSVHLVGAENAAPLLFDILEGIGPRGTALQEEDAAPPKDLVGVEVCAYSGHLPTDACTQRKKVDAVRTAVPTAPCPYHHRVEVDVASGLAVGPGCREGRRTEWRVYLTWPSSLRRWLAEQQRQLPEPPPMAPGCVVGGERDTPVILSPPEGQVALLIPGLDAEAQKVPLEAEAAHDRELTWFVDGAVLGTARAAERLWWKPSVGTHDILVTDDRGLTARRTLVVRERQ; this is encoded by the coding sequence ATGCTTCGCGTTCGCATCAAGAAGGGGTGGGTGGGGGTGGCGCTGGCGGGGCTCGTGCTCATGGGCACGGCCCTGCTGGCGGCCTGGTGGGTGCCGCTGCCGGAGCGGTTGGCGGCGCCCCCCTCGGTGGTGATGGCGTACCGGGACGGGGCGCCCGCGTATGTCTTCCTCGCGCCGGACGAGCGGTGGCGCATGCCCGCGCCGAAGGACCGCATCGACCGGGCCTACCTCCGGGCCCTGGTGGCGCTGGAGGACAAGCGGTACTTCCGGCACCCGGGCGTGGATCCGCTCGCGGCCCTGCGCGCCCTGGGGCTCAACCTGAGCCGGGGCCGCCGGGTGTCGGGGGCGTCCACGTTGACGATGCAGCTGGTGCGCGTGCTGGAGCCCCGTCCCCGCACGTTCTCCTCGAAGGTGATTGAGTCGTTCCGGGCCGCGCAGCTGGAGCTGCGGCTGTCGAAGCAGGAGCTGTTGGATGCGTACCTCCAGTTCGTGCCCTACGGGCGCAACGTGGAGGGCGTGGAGGCGGCGGCACTCGCGTACTTCGGGCACACGGCGCAGCACCTCAGCCCGGCGGAGATCTCCACGCTGCTGGCGGTGCCGCAGAACCCGAACCGGCGCTTCCCGTCGCCGGAGAACCGGGACCGCCTGCGCTCGGCCCGGGATGACATCGCCCGGCGCCTGCTGGAGTCCGGCGGCCTGAAGGTGGATGGGGTGTCGGACGAGACGGTGCTGGCGGAGGTGCGGGAGACGCTGGTGCCGGAGGTGTTGAAGCCTTTCCCCCGCGAGGCGCCGCACGCGGCGGTGTGGCTCAAGGCCAAGCGGCCGGGGACGACGTGGCTCGCGACGACGCTGGACGCGGGCACGCAGCGCTTCGTGGAGCGCACGCTGGGGGACGCGGCCCGGAGGCTGGAGCGGCAGGGCATCCACAACGGCGCGGTGGTGGTGCTGGACCGGGAGTCCGGCGACGTGCGCGCGCTGGTGGGCAACTTCGACTTCTTCGACGAGAAGAACGGCGGGCAGATCATCGGCTTCGCCACGCCGCGCTCGCCGGGGTCGGCGCTCAAGCCGCTGCTGTATGCGATGGGCATCGACCAGGGGCTGGTGGGGCCGGAGACGCTGGTGCCGGACATCCCGGTGGCGTACGGCGGCTACCAGCCGCGCAACTTCGACGGGCGCTTCCTGGGGCTCGTGCGGATGCAGTACGCGCTGTCGCAGTCCTTGAACCTGCCCTTCGTGCGGCTCCTGGAGCGGCTCGGCGTCGAGAGCTTCCTGGGGGCGCTGCGAGGCGCGGGCGTCACCAGCCTGGACCCCAGGGCGGGGCACTACGGCCTGTCCGCGGCGGTGGGAGGGCTGGAGGTCACGCCGCTGGAGCTCGCGGGCGTGTACCTGGCGCTGGCGGGGGACGGGAAGGCGAGGCCCCTGCGCGTGCTGCAGGAGGACGCGCCCCCGCGGAAGCCCTATTCGCTGATGTCCCCGGGAGCGGCGTGGCTGACGCGGCAGGCGCTGTCACTGAGGGACCGGCCGGACTTCCCGGAGCGGCGGCGGCTCACGGGGCTGCCTGCGCGGGTGCACTGGAAGACGGGCACGAGCTTCGGCAACCGGGACGCCTGGGCAGCGGGCTCCGGGCCGAAGCACACGGCGGTGGTGTGGCTGGGCAACTTCGACCATGCCTCCAGCGTGCACCTGGTGGGCGCGGAGAACGCGGCGCCGCTGCTCTTCGACATCCTGGAGGGCATCGGGCCGCGAGGCACGGCGTTGCAGGAGGAGGACGCGGCGCCGCCCAAGGACCTGGTGGGCGTGGAGGTGTGCGCGTACTCGGGGCACCTGCCCACGGACGCGTGCACGCAGCGCAAGAAGGTGGACGCGGTCCGCACGGCGGTGCCCACGGCGCCCTGTCCGTACCATCACCGCGTGGAGGTGGACGTGGCCTCGGGGCTGGCGGTGGGCCCGGGCTGCCGCGAGGGGCGCCGCACGGAGTGGCGCGTGTACCTGACCTGGCCGTCCAGCCTGCGCCGGTGGTTGGCGGAGCAGCAGCGCCAGTTGCCGGAGCCTCCGCCCATGGCGCCCGGCTGCGTCGTGGGCGGAGAGCGGGACACGCCCGTCATCCTCTCGCCCCCCGAGGGCCAGGTGGCGCTGCTCATCCCCGGCCTGGACGCGGAGGCGCAGAAGGTGCCGCTGGAGGCGGAGGCCGCGCACGACCGCGAGCTGACGTGGTTCGTGGACGGAGCCGTCCTGGGAACGGCGAGGGCCGCGGAGCGCCTGTGGTGGAAGCCGAGCGTGGGCACGCACGACATCCTCGTCACCGACGACCGCGGCCTCACCGCCCGCCGCACGCTGGTGGTGCGCGAGCGGCAGTAG